One part of the Aurantibacillus circumpalustris genome encodes these proteins:
- a CDS encoding GH3 family domain-containing protein — translation MPILGTIIKSAIDIRSRIPGRKNIYKQQVKQLHKLITKAMFTDFGTQFKFSELSVQEDPVKAFQKLVPLYDYQSIFDTWWHRALKGEKNVCWPGKINYFALSSGTSESSSKHIPVTKAMIRSIQRGTMKQILSTKHFNFKKSQFETEVLFVGGSTNLNFNGTYFSGDLSGITTGTQPRWFQNFTLPGPNIRSLANWENKLQEIVDNAKKWNVGFICGVPAWIQILFERIIKHYDLKTIHDIWPNLVIFVHGGVAIHPYKKSIDALCGKPLIYLDTYMASEGFLAYQERPNEQQGMKLITDNKMFFEFIPFTEDNFDGDGNLKPNPQVLNITEVELDKDYAVVISNCAGAWRYVIGDTVRFTDLARCEVIVSGRTKHFLSLCGEHLSVDNMNQAIKLVSEEMNIHINEYSVVGVSHEGLFAHHWYVGIDGKVDEEQLKEKLDAHLKILNDDYAVERKHALKDVIITVLPNRAFIDFLASKNKLGGQSKFPRVLKGKHLNEWLAFLENDKTHNS, via the coding sequence ATGCCAATACTTGGTACCATCATAAAAAGTGCAATTGATATACGTTCTCGGATTCCGGGGCGAAAAAATATTTATAAGCAACAGGTTAAGCAATTGCATAAGCTTATTACAAAAGCGATGTTTACCGATTTTGGTACCCAATTTAAATTTAGTGAGTTATCTGTTCAAGAAGATCCGGTAAAGGCATTTCAAAAACTTGTTCCCTTGTATGATTATCAGAGCATCTTTGATACCTGGTGGCACCGCGCGCTTAAAGGCGAAAAAAACGTTTGTTGGCCCGGCAAAATCAATTATTTTGCTTTAAGCTCAGGGACTTCGGAATCATCAAGCAAACATATTCCTGTTACTAAGGCTATGATCAGGTCCATACAAAGAGGGACAATGAAACAAATTCTTTCTACCAAACATTTTAATTTTAAAAAATCACAGTTCGAAACCGAAGTGCTTTTTGTTGGCGGAAGTACAAACCTCAACTTTAACGGAACTTATTTCAGTGGCGATTTAAGCGGCATTACAACAGGCACTCAACCCCGTTGGTTTCAAAACTTCACATTACCAGGACCCAACATTCGCTCACTTGCTAATTGGGAAAATAAACTTCAAGAAATTGTAGATAACGCAAAGAAGTGGAATGTTGGTTTTATTTGCGGCGTTCCAGCTTGGATTCAAATTTTGTTTGAACGCATCATCAAACATTATGACCTTAAAACCATTCATGATATTTGGCCCAACCTTGTGATATTTGTTCATGGAGGCGTTGCCATTCATCCTTATAAAAAAAGTATAGATGCACTGTGTGGCAAACCATTAATATATCTTGATACCTATATGGCTTCTGAAGGCTTTTTGGCTTATCAAGAGCGTCCAAACGAACAGCAGGGCATGAAACTCATTACCGACAATAAAATGTTTTTTGAGTTTATTCCTTTTACTGAAGATAATTTTGACGGTGACGGTAACTTAAAACCCAATCCCCAAGTTTTAAATATTACTGAAGTTGAATTAGATAAAGACTATGCTGTTGTAATTAGTAATTGTGCAGGAGCTTGGCGATACGTAATAGGAGATACTGTAAGATTTACAGACTTAGCGCGTTGTGAAGTAATTGTAAGCGGAAGAACAAAACACTTTTTAAGTTTATGCGGAGAGCATTTGAGCGTTGACAATATGAATCAAGCAATAAAACTTGTTTCAGAAGAAATGAATATTCATATAAACGAATATTCGGTTGTTGGCGTTTCTCATGAGGGACTTTTTGCTCATCATTGGTATGTTGGTATTGATGGCAAGGTTGACGAGGAGCAACTAAAAGAAAAATTAGACGCGCATTTAAAAATATTAAATGATGACTACGCCGTAGAAAGAAAACACGCTTTAAAAGATGTTATAATTACAGTGCTTCCTAACCGGGCATTTATAGATTTTTTAGCGAGTAAAAATAAATTAGGTGGGCAAAGCAAATTTCCAAGGGTTTTAAAAGGAAAACACTTAAATGAATGGTTGGCCTTTTTAGAAAACGATAAAACACACAACTCTTGA
- a CDS encoding LysE family translocator: protein MILSLISQTIVIVLLLTFSFGPAFFALINTGITHGYKTGSLLAVGVVASDFLLCLLMIFLIHFGASNFIHDEKSQRFMGILAGIVLIVFGALHFKEPIPKKDDVIEIIIPSAKAMIIKGFFLNCLNPAVWLLWLGNVTAVSKTLNYNVLTMILYFSITLGLVLLVELGKVSVAGKLKQILTPKTMYVINVITGGLLVIFGLVLIYNHFFETV, encoded by the coding sequence TTGATTCTTAGTTTAATATCCCAGACTATTGTTATAGTTCTTTTACTGACCTTTTCGTTTGGACCTGCGTTTTTCGCGCTGATAAATACAGGCATTACCCATGGTTACAAAACAGGTTCATTATTAGCAGTAGGCGTTGTGGCCAGTGATTTTTTACTTTGCCTGCTGATGATTTTTCTAATTCACTTTGGTGCAAGCAATTTTATTCATGACGAAAAAAGCCAGCGTTTTATGGGAATTCTGGCGGGTATTGTGCTTATTGTTTTTGGTGCCCTTCATTTTAAAGAACCTATTCCCAAGAAAGACGATGTGATTGAAATTATCATTCCTTCCGCAAAAGCCATGATTATTAAAGGTTTTTTTCTCAACTGTCTTAACCCAGCGGTTTGGCTACTTTGGCTCGGCAATGTAACAGCGGTTAGTAAAACCTTAAATTATAATGTACTTACAATGATTCTTTATTTTAGTATTACTCTTGGCCTTGTGCTATTAGTAGAACTAGGGAAAGTTTCTGTTGCTGGTAAACTCAAACAAATACTCACTCCAAAAACAATGTATGTGATAAACGTTATAACGGGTGGTTTGCTGGTGATTTTTGGGCTTGTACTTATTTATAATCATTTTTTTGAAACGGTATGA
- a CDS encoding DUF493 family protein: protein MTEADLEKLRVKLLETTSFPSVYMFKLIVPSENRTIALVENLFEAGTDILTKESDKGKYTSITAKQVVITVEEIIEIYRKAAAIKGVMML from the coding sequence ATGACAGAAGCAGATCTAGAAAAATTAAGGGTGAAACTCCTAGAAACAACTAGCTTTCCAAGCGTTTACATGTTTAAACTTATTGTGCCTAGCGAAAACAGAACTATTGCACTCGTTGAAAATTTGTTTGAAGCCGGTACTGATATTTTAACAAAGGAAAGCGATAAAGGAAAGTATACAAGTATTACAGCCAAACAAGTTGTAATTACCGTTGAAGAAATTATTGAGATCTATAGAAAAGCTGCGGCCATAAAGGGCGTGATGATGCTTTAA
- a CDS encoding aldose 1-epimerase family protein: MDIILSSNKLKVVLKSLGAEICSVKNKDDLEFMWQAKKEFWPRHAPVLFPIVGQLKEDTFIFENKPYKLSKHGFARDCEFTLVENSGTTCTFQLQSDLKTKTVYPFDFIFEIKYELVESVLTTDYKVINPSSEPIYFSVGGHPAFACPLNDSEVFEDYYFEFASKQLEVTELNKGLRKETKQTVKLKENKLFLSETLFDNDALIFENNQVNKISLCSSKSTHKITLECKNWPYFGVWSKERCKEYVCMEPWHGIADLESSNKNLTEKEGIIKLEPEKQFNCSFSISFE; the protein is encoded by the coding sequence ATGGATATTATACTCTCTTCAAATAAGTTAAAAGTTGTATTAAAATCTTTAGGTGCCGAAATTTGTAGCGTTAAAAACAAAGACGACTTGGAGTTTATGTGGCAGGCTAAAAAAGAATTTTGGCCACGACACGCGCCTGTTCTTTTCCCAATAGTGGGGCAGTTAAAAGAAGATACCTTTATTTTTGAAAACAAGCCTTATAAACTTTCAAAACATGGCTTCGCAAGAGATTGTGAATTTACGTTAGTTGAAAACAGCGGCACTACTTGTACTTTTCAATTGCAATCTGATCTAAAAACAAAAACCGTTTATCCTTTCGATTTTATTTTCGAAATTAAATACGAACTTGTTGAGTCCGTTTTGACAACAGACTATAAAGTAATTAACCCTTCTTCAGAACCCATATATTTTAGTGTTGGTGGACATCCTGCTTTTGCCTGTCCGTTGAATGATTCAGAAGTCTTTGAAGATTATTATTTTGAATTTGCGTCTAAGCAACTTGAGGTTACTGAGCTAAACAAAGGTTTAAGAAAAGAAACAAAACAGACCGTTAAACTAAAAGAAAACAAACTCTTTTTATCGGAAACACTTTTTGATAATGACGCGCTGATTTTTGAAAACAACCAGGTAAATAAAATATCCCTTTGCTCCAGTAAATCAACCCACAAAATTACCTTAGAATGCAAAAACTGGCCTTATTTTGGCGTTTGGTCAAAAGAACGTTGTAAAGAGTATGTTTGCATGGAGCCTTGGCATGGAATTGCTGATCTTGAAAGCTCTAATAAAAACTTAACTGAAAAAGAAGGTATTATTAAGCTAGAACCAGAAAAACAGTTCAACTGCAGCTTTTCGATCTCATTTGAGTAG
- the tig gene encoding trigger factor has product MNITKHDIDTLNAEITISVTPTDYETRVSEGIKKVQRQANMPGFRPGKVPTGLIKKQYGTQILVDEINKLLNDTIYKYIEENKLEILGNPLPKDQTSVDFNKQTEFEFVYQLGLAPEFNVNLDNKNTFTYKTVKVDDALIEKYLKDIRRNYGKPTSPEVSGEKDVVFVDINELEGAGEIKAGGIFKSTSVSYERTKNEAAKAKLLGLKKEDKVVININDLYETAVDKSVSLGIDKELAETVSCNLQLTVKNISRMEDAELNQELFDKVYGEGKITNEEEFKNKIREELSLMFQADSEKFLRTEVENKLVEKTNLQLPDSFLKRWLAVANEKPITEEEIEKDYPNYSKSMQWRLIENKIIKDNSIQVTPDEAKEEAKNFIKSEYARYGQVPTEEDLEKISKDLLSKEKEAQRIFENLYSKKVLGLIKEKCTLDTKEVSYDEFFKN; this is encoded by the coding sequence ATGAATATTACAAAGCACGATATTGACACCTTAAATGCTGAAATAACTATTTCAGTAACACCTACCGATTACGAAACCCGTGTAAGTGAAGGTATAAAAAAAGTTCAAAGACAAGCTAATATGCCAGGCTTTAGACCAGGTAAAGTGCCAACTGGTCTTATTAAAAAACAATATGGAACGCAAATTTTAGTAGATGAGATTAACAAGCTATTAAATGACACTATTTATAAATACATTGAAGAAAACAAACTTGAAATCTTAGGTAATCCATTGCCAAAAGACCAAACTTCAGTTGACTTTAACAAGCAAACTGAATTTGAATTCGTTTATCAATTAGGTTTAGCTCCTGAATTCAATGTTAACCTAGACAATAAAAACACATTCACTTACAAAACAGTAAAAGTGGACGATGCGTTAATTGAAAAATATTTAAAAGACATTCGTCGTAATTATGGTAAACCAACAAGTCCAGAAGTTTCAGGTGAAAAAGATGTTGTGTTTGTTGATATTAATGAATTAGAAGGAGCTGGCGAGATTAAAGCTGGTGGAATTTTCAAAAGTACAAGTGTAAGTTACGAGCGTACTAAAAACGAAGCTGCAAAGGCAAAACTTTTAGGTCTTAAAAAAGAAGACAAAGTAGTAATAAACATTAACGATTTATATGAAACAGCTGTAGACAAAAGTGTTTCATTAGGAATTGACAAAGAATTGGCTGAGACTGTAAGTTGCAATTTGCAATTAACCGTTAAAAATATTTCTCGCATGGAAGATGCAGAACTGAACCAAGAGCTTTTTGATAAAGTTTATGGTGAAGGTAAAATTACGAACGAAGAAGAATTTAAAAATAAAATTCGTGAAGAGTTGAGTTTGATGTTTCAAGCGGATTCAGAAAAATTCTTAAGAACTGAAGTTGAAAATAAGTTGGTAGAAAAAACAAATTTACAATTGCCAGATTCTTTCTTAAAGCGTTGGTTAGCGGTAGCAAACGAAAAACCAATTACAGAAGAAGAAATTGAAAAAGATTATCCAAACTATTCTAAATCGATGCAGTGGCGTTTGATTGAGAATAAAATTATTAAAGACAATAGCATTCAAGTTACTCCTGATGAGGCGAAAGAAGAAGCTAAAAACTTTATTAAAAGTGAATATGCTCGTTACGGACAAGTTCCTACAGAAGAGGATTTAGAAAAAATTTCTAAAGACCTTTTGAGTAAAGAAAAAGAAGCGCAACGTATTTTTGAAAACCTTTACAGCAAAAAAGTTTTAGGTTTAATTAAAGAAAAATGTACGCTAGACACTAAAGAAGTGAGCTACGACGAGTTTTTTAAAAACTAA
- a CDS encoding murein hydrolase activator EnvC family protein, whose translation MIQFKYKRNKLALLAMLVCSILFVSPSYSQHNSKNSKKDLESKKRKINDEIKEINSMLNETKANKKSSIGFLVNINMKLEKRQELINTINLQIQQLNRDIRKNEAESELLKASLEKLKKEYAQMIVFAQRNQDAYSVLMYIFAAESFNQAYSRLKYMQQYSEFRRKQAIEIINTQTILLAKLSELKEQKLEKNKLLGNEQVQKVQLSSEKTQQEQVLTELQKKEKELKSELEKKKEDAIQLQLEIKRLIAAEIKRKMEEAAKAEAAKALAAKKAREAKAREAKKKKEEPSKSIPDKRDDDEEKITKREKPDNPSVPELSEEAEALSTDFSNNRGKLPWPVAKGVICETYGEHEHPAIKGFMMFNNGLEICATKGTQARAVFEGEVTSIAVSPTGGKLVIIRHGEYLSVYCNLGDISVKTGQKVSVKEVIGTVMYNEEEDKTSINIQIWKGQKTMDPGGWLYNAR comes from the coding sequence ATGATCCAATTCAAATACAAAAGAAATAAACTGGCATTGCTTGCAATGCTTGTTTGTTCTATTCTATTTGTTTCTCCTTCTTATTCGCAGCATAACTCAAAGAATTCTAAAAAAGATTTAGAAAGCAAAAAGCGTAAAATTAACGATGAGATTAAAGAGATCAACTCTATGCTCAACGAAACCAAAGCCAATAAAAAATCTTCGATAGGCTTCTTGGTTAATATTAATATGAAGCTCGAAAAACGTCAAGAGCTTATCAACACTATTAATTTACAAATTCAACAATTAAACAGAGATATTAGAAAAAACGAAGCGGAAAGTGAATTACTTAAAGCGAGTTTAGAAAAATTAAAAAAAGAATACGCACAAATGATTGTGTTTGCTCAAAGAAATCAGGACGCATACAGTGTGTTGATGTACATTTTTGCCGCAGAAAGTTTTAATCAAGCATACTCGCGTTTAAAATATATGCAGCAGTACTCTGAATTCAGAAGGAAACAAGCCATTGAAATTATCAATACGCAAACCATTTTGCTAGCAAAACTAAGTGAACTAAAAGAACAAAAACTCGAAAAGAACAAATTATTAGGAAATGAACAAGTTCAGAAAGTTCAGTTGAGTAGCGAAAAAACACAGCAAGAACAGGTGTTAACTGAGTTACAGAAAAAAGAAAAGGAATTAAAATCAGAACTTGAAAAGAAAAAGGAAGACGCGATTCAATTACAACTTGAAATCAAACGATTAATCGCTGCAGAAATTAAACGAAAAATGGAAGAAGCGGCCAAAGCCGAAGCCGCCAAGGCTCTTGCGGCTAAAAAGGCAAGAGAAGCAAAAGCAAGAGAAGCAAAAAAGAAGAAGGAGGAGCCTTCAAAATCTATACCTGACAAACGAGATGACGATGAGGAAAAAATAACCAAACGGGAAAAACCTGACAATCCTTCGGTACCAGAACTTAGCGAAGAGGCCGAAGCCTTGAGCACCGATTTTTCAAATAACCGCGGCAAATTACCTTGGCCGGTTGCTAAGGGTGTTATTTGCGAAACCTATGGTGAGCACGAGCATCCAGCTATTAAGGGTTTTATGATGTTTAATAACGGTCTTGAAATATGCGCGACCAAGGGAACACAAGCACGCGCCGTTTTTGAAGGTGAGGTAACTAGTATTGCGGTTTCGCCAACAGGAGGAAAACTAGTTATTATCAGACACGGGGAATACTTAAGTGTATACTGTAACCTGGGAGATATTTCGGTAAAAACCGGACAAAAAGTAAGCGTTAAAGAGGTTATTGGAACAGTGATGTATAATGAAGAAGAGGATAAAACATCCATTAACATTCAAATTTGGAAAGGCCAAAAAACTATGGATCCAGGTGGTTGGTTGTATAACGCTCGTTAA
- a CDS encoding DUF4292 domain-containing protein: MISLITRYNTSIICVALLMAAITSCKNKKKTLKTETPVTISEDSLSNRCRLDHKSARTLSKNVKENEFIFDWVYAKANVEALVDDKEESFDIKVSIRRDSAMLVSVHYLLGLQVAKLLITKDSVKFVNYIQKTYFTGDFVYINNLLNADLDFELLQAVLFGNSAEFQEDESKLKPVTDKQNCHYLLSTERKRKLRKIQAGVSDIKNSLQTLTLNPDNYKILKNEFIEPATNRQFIANYSKFQQKDSVYAPYHVDIDIVAQKKANIKIDYVRIEKNTPQKLSLNIPAKYDPIQIQKK, translated from the coding sequence ATGATTAGTTTAATCACAAGATATAATACAAGTATTATTTGCGTAGCTCTCTTGATGGCTGCAATCACATCTTGTAAAAACAAAAAGAAAACTCTGAAAACAGAAACTCCAGTTACTATTTCAGAAGACAGTTTGAGTAATCGCTGTCGCCTTGATCACAAAAGCGCACGCACTTTAAGTAAGAATGTAAAAGAAAACGAATTTATTTTTGACTGGGTTTACGCCAAAGCAAATGTTGAAGCATTGGTAGATGATAAAGAAGAAAGTTTTGACATTAAAGTTAGTATTCGAAGAGATAGTGCCATGCTTGTTTCAGTTCACTATTTGTTGGGATTGCAGGTTGCAAAATTGCTTATAACAAAAGATTCTGTAAAGTTCGTCAACTACATTCAAAAAACATATTTTACCGGAGATTTTGTGTACATAAACAATTTACTTAACGCTGACCTTGATTTTGAATTGCTTCAAGCAGTATTATTTGGTAATAGTGCAGAATTTCAAGAAGATGAATCTAAATTAAAGCCTGTAACCGATAAACAAAACTGTCATTATTTACTCAGTACAGAAAGAAAACGAAAACTAAGAAAGATTCAAGCGGGTGTTTCGGACATAAAAAACTCATTGCAAACACTTACGCTAAATCCTGATAATTATAAAATTTTAAAAAACGAGTTTATTGAACCCGCTACTAACAGGCAGTTTATTGCTAACTATAGTAAATTTCAGCAAAAGGACAGTGTTTATGCACCATACCATGTTGATATTGATATAGTAGCACAGAAGAAAGCAAACATAAAAATTGACTATGTTCGCATAGAGAAAAACACGCCACAAAAGCTGTCCTTAAACATTCCGGCAAAATATGATCCAATTCAAATACAAAAGAAATAA
- a CDS encoding tetratricopeptide repeat protein produces MYKTKTNILFALALFFSFAAVFSCKSKKNTSANKIPNPKEENISKELSYASMGYLYVEACLQRKKGNLQEALKLFEECKKIEPKDPAIYYEAGTIYKLLGSDQKALENAKFCATANPNNEWYQLLLVDCYNAIKQYSQAVKIREALVKKFPTKNEFKEDLAIEYAILGYYDKSYKIYDELETTYGINEQITLNKVKLLKSQKKNNEAETELKKLSDLNPSEVRFYGYLAEFYLEQNDLDKAKNMYDKILSVEPNNPEIHLALHNYYSAKGEDALAYENLKKAFLNPDLDIETKTSILGSFYVRAENREKVAFERGVELSVIMLEVHPKSTEANALYADFLMLDNKIKEASVHYYSGAIGERRDFRVWDNLLFADYQLHQFDSLEHHSAKAIEIFPSLPSNYKYNGIANTELKEYKKAVQVLKDGMEFVSDNSQRIEFLSLLGDANFYLKDYEKSDNNFEEALKIEADNTYVLNNYAYYLSLRKEFLDKAEKFSKRANDLQPNNRSYLDTYGWILFQQKKFGEAEQYLSKAASMGPKNPTILEHYGDVLYKLNKITEALKQWDAAKQNGGNSESLINKIKAKKLND; encoded by the coding sequence TTGTATAAAACAAAAACAAATATTTTATTTGCTCTTGCACTCTTTTTTTCATTTGCAGCTGTGTTTTCGTGTAAGAGTAAAAAAAACACATCCGCGAACAAAATCCCTAATCCAAAAGAAGAAAATATAAGCAAAGAGCTCAGCTATGCTAGTATGGGTTACCTTTACGTGGAGGCTTGCCTGCAAAGAAAAAAGGGAAATCTACAAGAAGCACTTAAACTTTTTGAAGAGTGTAAAAAAATTGAACCAAAAGATCCCGCAATTTATTATGAAGCTGGCACCATTTATAAACTGTTAGGTTCAGATCAAAAAGCTTTAGAGAATGCCAAATTTTGCGCAACAGCCAATCCCAATAATGAATGGTATCAATTGTTGTTAGTGGACTGTTATAATGCGATAAAGCAATATAGTCAAGCGGTAAAAATTAGGGAGGCACTGGTAAAAAAATTTCCAACAAAAAACGAGTTTAAGGAAGACCTTGCTATTGAGTATGCCATATTAGGTTATTACGATAAATCGTATAAAATATATGATGAACTCGAAACAACATATGGAATTAACGAACAAATAACTTTAAATAAAGTAAAATTATTAAAGAGTCAGAAAAAAAATAATGAGGCAGAAACCGAACTAAAAAAATTATCTGACTTAAATCCTTCTGAAGTACGTTTTTATGGATATTTGGCAGAGTTTTATTTAGAGCAAAATGATCTTGACAAGGCTAAAAACATGTATGATAAAATACTTAGTGTAGAACCTAATAATCCTGAGATACATCTCGCGCTTCATAATTACTATAGTGCAAAAGGTGAAGACGCGCTTGCTTACGAGAATTTGAAAAAAGCTTTTCTAAACCCTGATCTTGATATTGAAACTAAAACAAGTATACTCGGATCATTTTATGTTCGTGCAGAAAACCGTGAAAAAGTGGCCTTTGAGAGAGGAGTTGAACTTTCGGTTATTATGTTGGAAGTGCATCCAAAATCTACTGAAGCAAATGCACTGTATGCAGATTTTTTAATGCTCGATAACAAAATTAAAGAAGCGTCAGTTCATTATTATTCTGGGGCTATAGGCGAACGGCGTGATTTTAGAGTTTGGGATAATTTACTTTTCGCAGATTACCAATTACATCAATTCGATTCACTAGAACATCATAGTGCGAAAGCTATTGAAATTTTCCCTAGTCTACCCTCTAATTATAAATACAACGGCATTGCTAATACAGAATTGAAAGAGTATAAAAAAGCGGTTCAGGTTTTAAAAGACGGAATGGAATTTGTAAGCGATAATTCACAACGCATTGAATTTCTTAGCCTTTTGGGCGATGCCAATTTTTATTTAAAAGATTACGAAAAATCGGATAACAATTTCGAGGAGGCCTTGAAGATTGAAGCGGATAACACTTATGTATTAAACAATTACGCCTACTATTTGTCTTTACGAAAAGAGTTTCTGGATAAGGCTGAGAAATTTTCAAAGCGAGCCAATGATTTACAACCTAATAACCGAAGTTATCTAGACACGTATGGCTGGATTCTTTTTCAACAAAAAAAGTTCGGCGAAGCAGAACAGTATTTATCTAAAGCGGCGAGCATGGGGCCAAAGAACCCAACTATACTTGAGCACTACGGAGATGTACTGTATAAGTTAAATAAAATTACTGAAGCGCTAAAGCAATGGGACGCTGCAAAACAAAATGGTGGTAATTCGGAGAGCTTGATAAATAAAATAAAAGCTAAGAAATTGAATGATTAG
- a CDS encoding sugar phosphate nucleotidyltransferase has translation MQIIIPMAGKGKRMRPHTLTTAKPLIPVAGKAIVQRLVEDITKVCGQKVNEIAFVIGPDFGAEVEQNLIKVAESQGAKGSIYYQDIALGTAHAIMCAKDAIKGKTVVAFADTLFKADFVMDTEQEGVIWVQKIDDPSQFGVVKLDAKGAITDFVEKPETFVSDLAIIGIYYFKDGDYLKSELQYLLDNDIKEKGEFQLTNALENMKQKGTKFVPGQVTEWLDCGNKNATVYTNQRVLEFDKGKAHLKGKNIKNTNSIIIEPCFIGDNVELNDSVIGPHASIGANSKVKGSILKNSIIQTDTKITNANISNSMLGIGAEVTGTSIDISISDYTQLIV, from the coding sequence ATGCAGATTATCATTCCAATGGCGGGCAAAGGTAAGCGTATGCGCCCACATACACTAACAACCGCTAAACCATTAATTCCTGTTGCAGGAAAGGCTATCGTTCAACGTCTAGTAGAAGACATTACCAAGGTTTGTGGCCAGAAAGTTAACGAAATAGCTTTTGTTATTGGGCCTGATTTTGGAGCAGAAGTAGAACAAAATCTTATTAAAGTAGCTGAGAGTCAGGGCGCCAAAGGAAGTATTTATTATCAGGATATAGCTCTGGGTACCGCTCATGCCATTATGTGCGCTAAGGATGCTATTAAAGGAAAAACAGTGGTGGCTTTTGCGGATACACTGTTTAAGGCCGATTTTGTAATGGATACAGAGCAGGAAGGGGTTATTTGGGTTCAAAAAATAGACGATCCTAGTCAGTTTGGAGTGGTGAAGTTAGATGCCAAGGGTGCAATTACCGATTTTGTGGAAAAACCCGAGACTTTTGTAAGCGATTTAGCCATTATAGGAATCTATTATTTTAAAGATGGAGATTATCTGAAAAGTGAATTACAATACTTATTAGATAATGATATTAAAGAAAAGGGCGAGTTTCAATTAACAAATGCTCTTGAGAATATGAAACAAAAGGGCACTAAATTTGTACCGGGTCAGGTTACTGAATGGTTAGACTGCGGAAATAAAAACGCAACGGTTTACACCAACCAACGCGTTTTAGAATTCGATAAAGGCAAAGCGCATTTAAAAGGAAAAAACATTAAAAACACAAACAGTATTATTATCGAACCTTGTTTTATTGGGGATAATGTTGAATTGAACGATTCAGTAATTGGTCCGCACGCTAGTATTGGAGCAAACAGTAAAGTGAAAGGAAGTATTTTAAAAAATTCCATTATTCAAACAGACACTAAAATTACAAACGCTAATATTTCAAACAGCATGTTGGGTATTGGTGCTGAGGTAACTGGAACATCAATAGATATAAGTATTAGCGATTACACGCAACTCATTGTATAA
- a CDS encoding 2'-5' RNA ligase family protein, producing MTAKKYFIAIVIPEPLRSQIEAIKQNLFAEHGLKGALRSPSHITLHRPFEWKEEKEYMLIEKISDFKFGATFSISLKDFAAFEPRVIYVNVLKNGVLEELHQKLKAFAQKELQLLNEINDLRGFHPHITVAFRDLKKPKFYELQKEFESKRLVGNFEYAGFSLLKLEKKWEVLKDF from the coding sequence ATGACAGCTAAAAAGTACTTTATAGCCATTGTAATTCCTGAACCACTACGTTCGCAGATTGAGGCAATTAAACAAAATTTATTCGCTGAACATGGTTTAAAGGGAGCCCTGAGAAGTCCTTCGCACATTACGCTACACAGACCATTTGAGTGGAAAGAAGAAAAAGAGTATATGTTAATTGAAAAAATTTCGGATTTTAAATTTGGCGCAACATTTTCAATTTCTCTTAAAGATTTTGCAGCATTTGAGCCTAGAGTAATTTATGTTAATGTTTTAAAAAATGGAGTCCTAGAAGAGCTTCATCAAAAATTGAAAGCCTTTGCACAAAAAGAACTTCAATTACTGAATGAAATTAATGACTTAAGGGGTTTTCATCCTCATATTACCGTTGCTTTTAGAGATTTAAAAAAACCGAAGTTTTATGAATTACAAAAGGAGTTTGAATCAAAACGACTTGTAGGTAATTTTGAATATGCCGGTTTTAGTTTATTGAAATTGGAGAAGAAGTGGGAGGTTTTAAAAGATTTTTAA